One genomic window of Salvelinus alpinus chromosome 9, SLU_Salpinus.1, whole genome shotgun sequence includes the following:
- the rsrp1 gene encoding arginine/serine-rich protein 1 isoform X2, whose translation MKTDGKDSHVQMTQAPQSERISLIFDQDAQSSSSCSRYPSRSSHTSSQSSGSRRQVKRNNARRVRHRSSTSSSSSRSSHSSNSSPRTRPRSRSHPRCHRASSSSRCCRQHRQAHGHRHHRSPSRCYRAHSRSYSPSSSPDRPHRHSSRSRSASWSRVHRGFVGRYKCRFSGSPNRSHKTYTSRPTSSGRSVVSLSIEEKGELRTTKANTTQVLGMEQLDLPESVKPILEEQQLKTRLATPEPEEWVRPEPLPQKSLSQQNSDIEPEDAPSPNMSPKKKMISFSIHNSVAKPTAIVASTTSKVAHRVENYTASRNPFGHWVPVRKTVQSSFCRTLRKH comes from the exons ATGAAGACCGACGGGAAGGATTCACATGTTCAAATGACACAGGCCCCTCAGAGTGAACGGATAAGTTTGATCTTTGATCAGGATGCCCAATCCAGCTCTTCCTGTTCTCGTTACCCATCTAGAAGTAGTCATACCAGTAGCCAGTCCTCTGGCTCTAGACGACAAGTTAAGCGAAATAATGCTCGTAGGGTACGTCACAGGTCCTCCACCAGTTCTTCGTCCTCCAGATCATCCCACTCATCCAACAGCAGCCCTCGAACCCGTCCCAGGTCCCGATCACACCCGCGCTGCCACAGAGCCTCCTCCAGCTCACGCTGCTGCCGTCAACATCGACAGGCCCATGGACATAGGCACCACCGCTCACCATCACGCTGTTACAGGGCCCACTCACGCTCCTACAGCCCTTCTTCTTCCCCAGACAGGCCACACCGCCACAGTTCCCGCTCCAGGTCAGCCAGCTGGAGCAGGGTTCATAGGGGGTTTGTGGGCAGGTACAAGTGCAGGTTTTCTGGATCACCCAACAGAAGCCACAAGACCTACACGAGCCGCCCCACATCTTCAGGACGCTCAGTCGTCAGCCTCAGTATAGAGG AAAAGGGGGAACTCAGGACTACGAAAGCCAATACCACCCAGGTACTGGGGATGGAGCAACTGGACCTTCCTGAGAGTGTGAAGCCCATCCTGGAGGAGCAGCAACTGAAAACCAGACTAGCCACACCAGAACCAGAGGAATGGGTGAGACCAGAGCCACTCCCTCAAAAGAGTCTATCACAG CAGAACAGTGACATAGAGCCTGAGGATGCACCAAGCCCTAATATGTCTCCCAAGAAAAAGATGATCTCATTCAGTATTCAT AATTCAGTGGCCAAGCCCACAGCCATTGTTGCTTCCACCACATCAAAGGTAGCACACAGAGTGGAGAACTACACAGCGAGCAGGAACCCCTTTGGTCACTGGGTCCCAGTCAGAAAAACGGTCCAGTCCTCCTTTTGTCGCACTTTGCGCAAACACTAA
- the rsrp1 gene encoding arginine/serine-rich protein 1 isoform X1 yields MRSYTRRMFMMKTDGKDSHVQMTQAPQSERISLIFDQDAQSSSSCSRYPSRSSHTSSQSSGSRRQVKRNNARRVRHRSSTSSSSSRSSHSSNSSPRTRPRSRSHPRCHRASSSSRCCRQHRQAHGHRHHRSPSRCYRAHSRSYSPSSSPDRPHRHSSRSRSASWSRVHRGFVGRYKCRFSGSPNRSHKTYTSRPTSSGRSVVSLSIEEKGELRTTKANTTQVLGMEQLDLPESVKPILEEQQLKTRLATPEPEEWVRPEPLPQKSLSQQNSDIEPEDAPSPNMSPKKKMISFSIHNSVAKPTAIVASTTSKVAHRVENYTASRNPFGHWVPVRKTVQSSFCRTLRKH; encoded by the exons ATGAGAAGTTACACAAGACGCATGTTTATG ATGAAGACCGACGGGAAGGATTCACATGTTCAAATGACACAGGCCCCTCAGAGTGAACGGATAAGTTTGATCTTTGATCAGGATGCCCAATCCAGCTCTTCCTGTTCTCGTTACCCATCTAGAAGTAGTCATACCAGTAGCCAGTCCTCTGGCTCTAGACGACAAGTTAAGCGAAATAATGCTCGTAGGGTACGTCACAGGTCCTCCACCAGTTCTTCGTCCTCCAGATCATCCCACTCATCCAACAGCAGCCCTCGAACCCGTCCCAGGTCCCGATCACACCCGCGCTGCCACAGAGCCTCCTCCAGCTCACGCTGCTGCCGTCAACATCGACAGGCCCATGGACATAGGCACCACCGCTCACCATCACGCTGTTACAGGGCCCACTCACGCTCCTACAGCCCTTCTTCTTCCCCAGACAGGCCACACCGCCACAGTTCCCGCTCCAGGTCAGCCAGCTGGAGCAGGGTTCATAGGGGGTTTGTGGGCAGGTACAAGTGCAGGTTTTCTGGATCACCCAACAGAAGCCACAAGACCTACACGAGCCGCCCCACATCTTCAGGACGCTCAGTCGTCAGCCTCAGTATAGAGG AAAAGGGGGAACTCAGGACTACGAAAGCCAATACCACCCAGGTACTGGGGATGGAGCAACTGGACCTTCCTGAGAGTGTGAAGCCCATCCTGGAGGAGCAGCAACTGAAAACCAGACTAGCCACACCAGAACCAGAGGAATGGGTGAGACCAGAGCCACTCCCTCAAAAGAGTCTATCACAG CAGAACAGTGACATAGAGCCTGAGGATGCACCAAGCCCTAATATGTCTCCCAAGAAAAAGATGATCTCATTCAGTATTCAT AATTCAGTGGCCAAGCCCACAGCCATTGTTGCTTCCACCACATCAAAGGTAGCACACAGAGTGGAGAACTACACAGCGAGCAGGAACCCCTTTGGTCACTGGGTCCCAGTCAGAAAAACGGTCCAGTCCTCCTTTTGTCGCACTTTGCGCAAACACTAA
- the rsrp1 gene encoding arginine/serine-rich protein 1 isoform X4, translating into MKTDGKDSHVQMTQAPQSERISLIFDQDAQSSSSCSRYPSRSSHTSSQSSGSRRQVKRNNARRVRHRSSTSSSSSRSSHSSNSSPRTRPRSRSHPRCHRASSSSRCCRQHRQAHGHRHHRSPSRCYRAHSRSYSPSSSPDRPHRHSSRSRSASWSRVHRGFVGRYKCRFSGSPNRSHKTYTSRPTSSGRSVVSLSIEEKGELRTTKANTTQVLGMEQLDLPESVKPILEEQQLKTRLATPEPEEWVRPEPLPQKSLSQQNSDIEPEDAPSPNMSPKKKMISFSIHVVSLPRRLLVECNVRQVVRALD; encoded by the exons ATGAAGACCGACGGGAAGGATTCACATGTTCAAATGACACAGGCCCCTCAGAGTGAACGGATAAGTTTGATCTTTGATCAGGATGCCCAATCCAGCTCTTCCTGTTCTCGTTACCCATCTAGAAGTAGTCATACCAGTAGCCAGTCCTCTGGCTCTAGACGACAAGTTAAGCGAAATAATGCTCGTAGGGTACGTCACAGGTCCTCCACCAGTTCTTCGTCCTCCAGATCATCCCACTCATCCAACAGCAGCCCTCGAACCCGTCCCAGGTCCCGATCACACCCGCGCTGCCACAGAGCCTCCTCCAGCTCACGCTGCTGCCGTCAACATCGACAGGCCCATGGACATAGGCACCACCGCTCACCATCACGCTGTTACAGGGCCCACTCACGCTCCTACAGCCCTTCTTCTTCCCCAGACAGGCCACACCGCCACAGTTCCCGCTCCAGGTCAGCCAGCTGGAGCAGGGTTCATAGGGGGTTTGTGGGCAGGTACAAGTGCAGGTTTTCTGGATCACCCAACAGAAGCCACAAGACCTACACGAGCCGCCCCACATCTTCAGGACGCTCAGTCGTCAGCCTCAGTATAGAGG AAAAGGGGGAACTCAGGACTACGAAAGCCAATACCACCCAGGTACTGGGGATGGAGCAACTGGACCTTCCTGAGAGTGTGAAGCCCATCCTGGAGGAGCAGCAACTGAAAACCAGACTAGCCACACCAGAACCAGAGGAATGGGTGAGACCAGAGCCACTCCCTCAAAAGAGTCTATCACAG CAGAACAGTGACATAGAGCCTGAGGATGCACCAAGCCCTAATATGTCTCCCAAGAAAAAGATGATCTCATTCAGTATTCAT gtagtcagcctgccacgcaggctcctcgtggagtgcaatgtaaggcaggtggttagagcgttggactag
- the rsrp1 gene encoding arginine/serine-rich protein 1 isoform X3 yields MRSYTRRMFMMKTDGKDSHVQMTQAPQSERISLIFDQDAQSSSSCSRYPSRSSHTSSQSSGSRRQVKRNNARRVRHRSSTSSSSSRSSHSSNSSPRTRPRSRSHPRCHRASSSSRCCRQHRQAHGHRHHRSPSRCYRAHSRSYSPSSSPDRPHRHSSRSRSASWSRVHRGFVGRYKCRFSGSPNRSHKTYTSRPTSSGRSVVSLSIEEKGELRTTKANTTQVLGMEQLDLPESVKPILEEQQLKTRLATPEPEEWVRPEPLPQKSLSQQNSDIEPEDAPSPNMSPKKKMISFSIHVVSLPRRLLVECNVRQVVRALD; encoded by the exons ATGAGAAGTTACACAAGACGCATGTTTATG ATGAAGACCGACGGGAAGGATTCACATGTTCAAATGACACAGGCCCCTCAGAGTGAACGGATAAGTTTGATCTTTGATCAGGATGCCCAATCCAGCTCTTCCTGTTCTCGTTACCCATCTAGAAGTAGTCATACCAGTAGCCAGTCCTCTGGCTCTAGACGACAAGTTAAGCGAAATAATGCTCGTAGGGTACGTCACAGGTCCTCCACCAGTTCTTCGTCCTCCAGATCATCCCACTCATCCAACAGCAGCCCTCGAACCCGTCCCAGGTCCCGATCACACCCGCGCTGCCACAGAGCCTCCTCCAGCTCACGCTGCTGCCGTCAACATCGACAGGCCCATGGACATAGGCACCACCGCTCACCATCACGCTGTTACAGGGCCCACTCACGCTCCTACAGCCCTTCTTCTTCCCCAGACAGGCCACACCGCCACAGTTCCCGCTCCAGGTCAGCCAGCTGGAGCAGGGTTCATAGGGGGTTTGTGGGCAGGTACAAGTGCAGGTTTTCTGGATCACCCAACAGAAGCCACAAGACCTACACGAGCCGCCCCACATCTTCAGGACGCTCAGTCGTCAGCCTCAGTATAGAGG AAAAGGGGGAACTCAGGACTACGAAAGCCAATACCACCCAGGTACTGGGGATGGAGCAACTGGACCTTCCTGAGAGTGTGAAGCCCATCCTGGAGGAGCAGCAACTGAAAACCAGACTAGCCACACCAGAACCAGAGGAATGGGTGAGACCAGAGCCACTCCCTCAAAAGAGTCTATCACAG CAGAACAGTGACATAGAGCCTGAGGATGCACCAAGCCCTAATATGTCTCCCAAGAAAAAGATGATCTCATTCAGTATTCAT gtagtcagcctgccacgcaggctcctcgtggagtgcaatgtaaggcaggtggttagagcgttggactag
- the rsrp1 gene encoding arginine/serine-rich protein 1 isoform X5, giving the protein MRSYTRRMFMMKTDGKDSHVQMTQAPQSERISLIFDQDAQSSSSCSRYPSRSSHTSSQSSGSRRQVKRNNARRVRHRSSTSSSSSRSSHSSNSSPRTRPRSRSHPRCHRASSSSRCCRQHRQAHGHRHHRSPSRCYRAHSRSYSPSSSPDRPHRHSSRSRSASWSRVHRGFVGRYKCRFSGSPNRSHKTYTSRPTSSGRSVVSLSIEEKGELRTTKANTTQVLGMEQLDLPESVKPILEEQQLKTRLATPEPEEWVRPEPLPQKSLSQIT; this is encoded by the exons ATGAGAAGTTACACAAGACGCATGTTTATG ATGAAGACCGACGGGAAGGATTCACATGTTCAAATGACACAGGCCCCTCAGAGTGAACGGATAAGTTTGATCTTTGATCAGGATGCCCAATCCAGCTCTTCCTGTTCTCGTTACCCATCTAGAAGTAGTCATACCAGTAGCCAGTCCTCTGGCTCTAGACGACAAGTTAAGCGAAATAATGCTCGTAGGGTACGTCACAGGTCCTCCACCAGTTCTTCGTCCTCCAGATCATCCCACTCATCCAACAGCAGCCCTCGAACCCGTCCCAGGTCCCGATCACACCCGCGCTGCCACAGAGCCTCCTCCAGCTCACGCTGCTGCCGTCAACATCGACAGGCCCATGGACATAGGCACCACCGCTCACCATCACGCTGTTACAGGGCCCACTCACGCTCCTACAGCCCTTCTTCTTCCCCAGACAGGCCACACCGCCACAGTTCCCGCTCCAGGTCAGCCAGCTGGAGCAGGGTTCATAGGGGGTTTGTGGGCAGGTACAAGTGCAGGTTTTCTGGATCACCCAACAGAAGCCACAAGACCTACACGAGCCGCCCCACATCTTCAGGACGCTCAGTCGTCAGCCTCAGTATAGAGG AAAAGGGGGAACTCAGGACTACGAAAGCCAATACCACCCAGGTACTGGGGATGGAGCAACTGGACCTTCCTGAGAGTGTGAAGCCCATCCTGGAGGAGCAGCAACTGAAAACCAGACTAGCCACACCAGAACCAGAGGAATGGGTGAGACCAGAGCCACTCCCTCAAAAGAGTCTATCACAG ATCACATGA